The Bos indicus x Bos taurus breed Angus x Brahman F1 hybrid chromosome 13, Bos_hybrid_MaternalHap_v2.0, whole genome shotgun sequence genome includes a region encoding these proteins:
- the LOC113902742 gene encoding histone H2B type 1-N-like translates to MYSVYVYKVLKQVHPDTGISSKAMGIMNSFINDIFECIAGEASRLAHYNKRLTITSREIQTTVCLLPPGELAKHAVSEGSKAVTKYTSSK, encoded by the coding sequence ATGTACTCCGTGTACGtgtacaaggtgctgaagcaAGTCCATCCGGACACCGGCATCTCGTCCAAGGCCAtgggaatcatgaactccttcatCAATGACATTTTCGAGTGCATCGCTGGCGAGGCATCACGCCTGGCACATTACAACAAGCGCTTgactatcacatccagggagatccagaccaCCGTGTGCTTGCtgccacctggggagctggccaagcacgccgTGTCCGAGGGCAgtaaggctgtcaccaagtataccagctccaagtaa